Below is a genomic region from Candidatus Woesearchaeota archaeon.
TGTTTTTTTACATTATTTTTTCAGTAAGTTTTTTCGTTTATTTTTTTATTAGGTTTAGTCCTTGAAGTGCTATTGCTGAAAATACCAACATTATGCTTAAAGCTATTATCGGTTCAAAGAGGAATAACATTATTATCAGGAGTGCTGCAGTTGAGAATCTTCCTAAATTCAGGTATACTTCTCTGAAGTATATGTGTTCTGCTTTTTTTTCTTTTTTTGCTTTATTGTAATATAAATTATGAAAGGGTATTACAAAGAATGGTCCTGAGAATCCTCCAAAGCTTTGTATTGCGAATGCTGCACCTATTGTTTTTACAAATATTCTTGCAACTAATGATGCGCCGTGCATTATTGTTCCAAAAAGAAGCAATTTGAATCTGTTCTTTTCAGTAAGATGAAAACTCACAAAGTACATTACTGCTGCGTGCAAGAAGTTTGATGCCATGTATAGCCCGCCCATTTTGGGAAGACTTGTGAATAGGAAGAAAAGCATTATTGGCCAGAAGAATGATGTTGCAGGATTATATAGCCCTTCTGCAAAGTAAGGAAGAACATAATCTTTTAGACGTTTTGTTGTGAGTTTTTGAATTTTGAATTCGAATGGTTCGTGATCGTCTTTTGAGAATATCATTGGAATGAATGCAATTATTAATAATGTTGCTACTGTTGCAAATACTAAGGGATATGAAAATTGAGCTATTGTTACTGCACCTATTAAGGGCGCTGCTATTCCTGCCATAACTGAGAAGACTTGTGTAAGTCCTAATTGCTTTGCACCTTTCTTTTTGCTTGAGAACTTTGTGAATTCTATGTGGTATGACATCCAATATATTGAACTGTTCAAGGCTTGTAGTGTTGCTATTATGAGTATTGTGAATAGAGTTCCTAAAATGATTTGAATTTGCAGAAGATAATTTAAGGATATGATAAATAAGAGCGATATTGGAAGACTTACCCAAAATGCTTTTTTTATGCCTGTTTTTGCTGCTAGTTTCATACCTATGTATGAAGAGGGTATCAATAAGAGATAAAAACTAGCTATATACCAGCCTACTTCAAATATTGAGAATCCTTGTTGCAAAAAATATATTGGGATGAATATCGACACTAATGAAAATGCAAAATTACGTACTGTGTGCATTATGTATAGATCTGTAATGTTTTTCTGGAATAATCGATGTAAATAATGGTTCATTTGATGCATATTTCTGGTTTTATCAAAAATATTTATAAATAATGCGGTTTATCTGTATCTTCATGGCAAGAGTAAAAACGTTAAAATTGAAGTTCGGATTTTATTGTGTTAGTTGTATTTCTATTAATCTTACTAATAATAATTGTTAATTCTTTGGGTAATTTTAAATAAATTGCTCTGATAGAACGTTTATATCAAAACTTTTTTAATTATCAAAGAAAAAACTAAAATAAACAAAAGGTGATTATTAATGGAAGAAAAAAAATCAGAATTTGTATCGATTAAAGAATCAATGGAGAAAGGCGAAGGAAAAGTCAGTGTTCGTGGCTGGGTTTATCGTGAGCGAGGAAGTAAAAAGCTTAAGTTCATAGTGCTCAGAGATAGCTCGGACATTATTCAATGCGTTATTGAAAAGGATAAGTTTGATGAAGAAAAGTTCGAGGCAGTTTCAAAAGTTCAGGTAGAAGCGTCCATGGAAATTCATGGAACTATAAAGAAGGATGATAGAGCTCCATCTGGTTATGAGATTGCTGTTGAAGACTTTAAGATAGTTGGTGAAAGCGATACTTTTCCAATAACTAAGGATCAGAGTCCTGAATTCTTGGCTGACAAGAGGCATCTTTGGCTTAGGAGTAGGAAGATGGTTGCTATTATGAAGATAAGGAGCACTTATGTTCAGGCTAGGGAAAAATTCTTTGAAAAAGAGGGTTTTTGGAGGTTTGATCCTCCTATTTTGCAACCAATGCAAAGCGAAGGAGGAAGCACAGTTTTTCCGGTTAAGTTTTATGATAAGGAAACTTATCTTGCACAGACGTGG
It encodes:
- a CDS encoding MFS transporter; translation: MHQMNHYLHRLFQKNITDLYIMHTVRNFAFSLVSIFIPIYFLQQGFSIFEVGWYIASFYLLLIPSSYIGMKLAAKTGIKKAFWVSLPISLLFIISLNYLLQIQIILGTLFTILIIATLQALNSSIYWMSYHIEFTKFSSKKKGAKQLGLTQVFSVMAGIAAPLIGAVTIAQFSYPLVFATVATLLIIAFIPMIFSKDDHEPFEFKIQKLTTKRLKDYVLPYFAEGLYNPATSFFWPIMLFFLFTSLPKMGGLYMASNFLHAAVMYFVSFHLTEKNRFKLLLFGTIMHGASLVARIFVKTIGAAFAIQSFGGFSGPFFVIPFHNLYYNKAKKEKKAEHIYFREVYLNLGRFSTAALLIIMLFLFEPIIALSIMLVFSAIALQGLNLIKK